One genomic region from Magallana gigas chromosome 3, xbMagGiga1.1, whole genome shotgun sequence encodes:
- the LOC105338484 gene encoding uncharacterized protein isoform X1, producing MEDKGVASAQAKLITRSKAKTSVDHRKIVNYLEKISKDESGAPVKWKFSKKGVKYAQGISKHITKGPTGKKVKRLQGRPMRTDSRDAKNEDKAEKPSVVKRKGGRKKKIVDATETDTKVEGTDDNDDGGLQTDNLIISIRRVGSESANHGTTERIVTIHPVDNVAAPEETTSRVITDTASEIAPKKKRGRPKSIHKIIQEKVKASRLKLSSTRNDESSKGEPKKKCEALRSLEKVVAAKRGRPRKKVLENTEKISKKEEEPDSREQSVSRFDSDIESIDSNISGSSSRQKSKIRKTYQGIRLGPRKLLRSQDNLMTRRKKGTLSSITAPKIKRKRTLSSDFELLDEVSLKRKIRREELDDISRESSIDRDDGRSRSVPKEEQIILPKTLTDEKTEEDESSKQPETSSGKKVVDKDLTKENTEHVEKKTNGSRTMGPKCKRRGRPPKNSNIVKEEYGGNAKVEGDKKTLLKKQSLMERSIPKLSKIEKEDDMRSANLSLKNPSFIEIASDESAATFTNTRSVFTFGTLKIIGPGGVKLKGNSPFKQVIDSPNENSHIIYEKRDKKEKLVCVDTKDGASTETSKQEIVLENKESMIEDDAANRDKPVIPTENNDDSEIEKKDSKSVDSFASEINSVDSKQARGPKEDSDLINEQVTENRKDLDEDTPNSPAELKATEDNLLMKTKDILTNEKSNIEKEVGTLNDFPMDDDHSTTSASEIAREINVSESECLRSSTQMAADDNSTVGKGTENDAQAESRIEEEKVINADVHSLVSENLDEKTSVPSKDDIEIEEKVTSKDSVESHIKQLIPLEDNIKRHVETTSENQVFENNFTEKTENQEKQGNETVEKKENLKVAGSENNAENGEQNVANIALQNTIHEENENELKDHSEVVENAEIVTEPNTSTVEEEDKNKMSENESNDLDVSRTSDLATVCLTESLKSESKDSKTEDEKTECLETSETPLEETEIPGHYFRNIEKESEISDQEQNLLHKDETETSDKMNLDSSFDDKPDPNIEKDENSSSSDLSLNNSGSFTSLKDDYSKLTEESSPEQAEKTWKRKGNKKVSPTQRVFQLRQKASRSPLEIIAMRQSKEEREYLLEQSQKAFKREEKQRRMRTKQQRLEHNFDQGNPLDADLKDASDTDEKMTASGQADISVEESTHSNDADKHTNIEDLEHQCKPCKVILIDFMRYLNVTEKLDPDADDLQGEKSPVPEDIASQSLETAAEENEQKDDETKEAAKETETKKKRRPSARKQATGYIFNRKLTAEIVRYPEDERTPQSDFVVPPLRLKIKQNLIYEPKKKLKPGRPAKRKARKSMSPRKRANNASYRRPILSSESQTIQNNTDSTQFDLQSSGDVNDSEMCECIYNQCGFQSDRKNIEKHIYRHLKGTKMTCLKCRMTFKNSSTAYAHSGKEHPNEEVLIEPAEKCDIKQYYKVHLPAITSATNQIIPQVEQSPEGVIIKVVLPGSRHGKGCYCCSYCDFSSSLQQDILDHINENHRPDIQYTCSICEQRFIGSKDGIAEHFKTEHPNDPISFKSMPDFYDASKGVEQSLSLGSTDKGNIFEKFSDMFPRDKQNIDRFSKADRTRWLEKTSAEADSTTAEHDDLHKGSDESQKGSKESEVPTHASDLEPVEDGIEALAKEYGKETTEERIGNEDQTTGDKSAGTDIEESNDMGLKIVDVVSLRDQSNIDWPETPPSLPLSQTVTGNYPFAQMQTLNHQSIAQSNVSIVSALSTPRQYPHNFTQNLQQRHGLGPQAILPQRNQTPSSQSSMPRKKSDGKTCTTYKCEKCNVHAPVLATMVEHLRLSHKDIEKLFLCPYCRQYEGATEPDIHRHIKQFHNQTMQQKSPPVALSSAAKQHLRTIQVALGDGYTSTEKVVMEKDIYKCLKCNGHMPSLDFIYSHLEKQHNEFFVNACPECKRFRHKDEQVVFQHIRDVHGKSTENITLSVAIEENLFTRVQCLTKGKVVPSRPQSTNVPVQSANVSKTTSLPPDHFQNQFPQYSVGRSNIPPVSFIRSSVPASTSVVSSPQQTPFPSKSSLRKSRPVHRDSPRLYSSRVDADINQPGPGNASEPPPLMRAPPPLIKFQQTQFGKSLHPSQDIRTQSPQGDTSVRGTSFGMTDRLQRLHSPNSSRMGSPLPPAASSPPITSRPVLKIPNVRHSLSSTISSPPPPYSVAVNARGHTANVLDLSRQMANPGIRSTSRTTPDGEDVSPDAFQIFNIRPGTPQSDPNINKYNQFQVRPTSALNPRMLVGMQSSPRMQALSQRLQTVKGIIPQRQFLPRQGFASPNVVVGDNNLPIEGRIFKCPYCPQIIPLLISEVAGHIEQKHPGSSIVFHRI from the exons GGAGTGGCGAGCGCTCAAGCTAAGCTGATTACGAGAAGCAAAGCAAAGACGTCTGTGGACCACAGAAAGATAGTCAATTACCTGGAGAAAATCAGCAAAGACGAGTCAGGCGCCCCTGTCAAATGGAAGTTTAGCAAGAAAGGAGTTAAGTATGCTCAGGGAATAAGTAAGCACATTACAAAAGGACCCACCGGTAAAAAGGTAAAGCGACTTCAAGGTCGTCCAATGAGAACAGACAGCAGAGACGCCAAGAATGAGGACAAAGCTGAAAAACCCTCAGTGGTCAAACGGAAAGGAggcagaaaaaagaaaattgttgacGCGACTGAAACTGACACAAAAGTAGAAGGAACAGACGATAACGATGATGGTGGGTTACAGACAGACAATCTTATTATCAGCATCAGAAGGGTAGGCTCCGAATCAGCCAATCATGGCACAACGGAGCGGATTGTCACCATACATCCTGTGGACAATGTCGCAGCACCAGAGGAAACGACTTCGAGAGTCATTACTGATACAGCATCAGAGATTGCTCCTAAGAAAAAACGTGGAAGACCAAAGAGTATTCACAAAATAATCCAGGAGAAGGTCAAGGCTAGTAGATTAAAATTGTCAAGTACAAGAAATGATGAATCTAGCAAAGGAGAACCCAAGAAAAAGTGTGAAGCATTGCGGAGTCTTGAAAAGGTAGTAGCTGCTAAAAGAGGACGCCCAAGAAAAAAAGTTCTTGAAAACACAGAAAAAATCTCAAAGAAAGAGGAGGAACCCGACTCCAGAGAACAGTCTGTATCAAGATTTGATTCAGATATCGAAAGCATAGATTCAAACATCAGTGGTTCATCATCTAGAcagaaatcaaaaataagaaaaacgtACCAAGGAATAAGATTAGGGCCAAGGAAATTACTTAGAAGTCAAGATAATTTGATGACGAGGAGAAAGAAAGGCACGTTGTCTTCAATAACTGCGccaaaaattaaaaggaaaCGTACATTGAGTAGTGATTTTGAACTTTTAGACGAAGTGTCCTTAAAGCGTAAAATAAGGAGAGAGGAATTAGATGATATAAGTCGAGAATCTTCTATAGACAGAGACGACGGCAGATCTAGATCGGTTCCAAAAGAGGAACAGATCATCTTGCCCAAAACATTAACTGATGAAAAAACAGAAGAAGATGAAAGCTCTAAACAACCTGAGACATCATCTGGAAAGAAAGTGGTTGACAAAGATTTGACAAAGGAAAACACAGAGCatgttgaaaagaaaacaaatggaTCTAGAACTATGGGCCCTAAATGTAAACGACGAGGGAGACCTCCGAAGAACTCAAACATTGTAAAAGAAGAATATGGGGGGAATGCAAAAGTGGAGGGTGATAAAAAAACACTTCTAAAAAAGCAAAGTTTAATGGAAAGAAGTATtccaaaattgtcaaaaattgaGAAAGAAGATGACATGAGATCCGCAAATCTCAGTCTAAAGAATCCAAGTTTCATAGAAATTGCAAGTGATGAAAGTGCAGCAACATTCACAAACACTCGTAGTGTCTTTACTTTTGGAACTCTAAAGATAATTGGACCAGGTGGTGTTAAATTGAAGGGAAATTCTCCTTTCAAGCAAGTGATCGATTCTCCAAACGAAAATTCacatataatttatgaaaaacgtGACAAAAAGGAGAAACTTGTTTGTGTTGATACGAAAGATGGGGCATCTACAGAGACAAGTAAACAAGAAATCGTGTTAGAAAATAAAGAATCCATGATAGAAGACGATGCCGCTAATCGTGATAAACCCGTTATACCAACTGAAAACAATGACGATAGCGAAATAGAAAAGAAAGATAGCAAGTCTGTAGATTCATTTGCTTCTGAAATAAACAGTGTTGATTCAAAGCAAGCAAGAGGACCAAAAGAAGATTCAGATTTGATAAATGAGCAGGTTACTGAAAATCGTAAAGATCTAGATGAAGACACACCAAACTCACCAGCAGAGCTAAAAGCAACTGAAGACAATctattaatgaaaacaaaggATATTTTGACGAATGAAAAGAGTAACATTGAAAAAGAAGTTGGCACCTTGAATGATTTTCCGATGGATGATGATCATTCAACAACATCTGCAAGCGAAATCGCTAGAGAGATCAATGTTAGTGAATCCGAATGTCTCCGATCTTCTACACAAATGGCTGCTGATGATAACAGCACTGTAGGAAAAGGTACCGAAAATGATGCGCAAGCTGAAAGTCGAATTGAGGAAGAAAAAGTAATAAATGCAGACGTACACTCATTAGTATCAGAAAACTTGGATGAAAAAACTTCAGTTCCAAGTAAGGACGATATTGAGATTGAAGAAAAAGTAACAAGTAAAGATTCTGTTGAAAGTCACATAAAACAACTTATTCCGCTAGAGGATAACATAAAAAGACATGTCGAAACTACATCGGAAAatcaagtttttgaaaataattttactgaaaAGACTGAAAATCAAGAAAAGCAAGGAAACGAAACAGTGGAGAAAAAGGAAAATTTGAAGGTGGCAGGTAGTGAAAATAACGCCGAGAATGGTGAACAAAACGTTGCAAACATAGCTCTTCAAAATACAATCcatgaagaaaatgaaaatgaattgaaGGATCATTCAGAAGTGGTTGAAAACGCAGAAATCGTTACAGAACCAAACACCTCTACCGTGGAAGAAgaggataaaaataaaatgtctgaAAATGAAAGCAACGATTTGGATGTCTCAAGAACAAGCGATTTAGCAACAGTTTGCCTAACAGAGTCATTGAAGAGCGAGAGCAAGGATTCTAAGACAGAGgatgaaaaaactgaatgccTTGAAACATCTGAAACGCCACTAGAGGAAACTGAAATTCCTGGacattattttagaaatatcgAAAAGGAATCTGAAATTTCGGATCAAGAACAGAATCTTCTGCATAAAGACGAGACCGAGACTTCAGACAAAATGAATCTTGATAGTTCATTCGATGACAAGCCAGACCCGAATATTGAGAAGGATGAGAACTCAAGTTCCTCAGATCTTAGTCTTAATAACAGCGGGAGCTTTACTTCACTAAAGGATGATTATTCGAAACTAACAGAAGAATCAAGCCCTGAACAAGCTGAAAAGACATGGAAAcggaaaggaaataaaaaagtttcacCTACCCAAAGAGTATTTCAACTACGTCAGAAAGCATCAAGATCACCACTTGAAATAATTGCGATGAGACAAAGTAAAGAGGAGAGAGAATACTTGCTGGAACAATCTCAAAAAGCATTTAAAAGGGAAGAGAAACAAAGACGAATGAGAACAAAGCAACAACGGCTTGAACACAATTTTGATCAAGGTAACCCATTAGATGCTGATCTGAAAGATGCATCCGATACAGATGAAAAGATGACTGCAAGTGGCCAAGCAGACATTTCTGTTGAAGAAAGTACACACAGTAATGATGCAGACAAGCATACAAACATTGAAGATCTGGAGCATCAATGCAAGCCTTGTAAGGTTATTCTTATCGATTTTATGAGGTATTTGAATGTGACCGAAAAGTTAGACCCTGACGCTGATGATCTACAAGGCGAAAAATCGCCAGTTCCAGAAGATATCGCTTCCCAATCTTTAGAGACAGCAGCAGAAGAAAACGAACAAAAAGATGACGAAACCAAAGAAGCAGCCAAGGAAACTGAAACAAAGAAAAAGCGCAGGCCATCAGCTCGTAAACAAGCTACAGGCTATATCTTTAATAGAAAACTTACTGCAGAAATCGTTCGTTATCCTGAGGACGAACGAACACCGCAATCAGATTTTGTTGTACCCCCTCTAagactgaaaataaaacaaaaccttATTTATGAACCAAAGAAAAAACTGAAACCTGGTCGTCCAGCAAAGAGAAAAGCTAGGAAAAGTATGAGTCCTAGAAAACGAGCGAACAATGCAAGTTACCGCCGACCAATCCTTTCCTCGGAAAGCCAAACCATTCAGAACAACACTGATTCTACTCAATTCGACTTACAAAGTTCTGGGGACGTTAATGATTCGGAAATGTGTGAATGTATCTATAATCAATGTGGATTCCAATCAGATCGTAAAAATATTGAGAAGCATATTTATCGTCATCTTAAAGGCACAAAAATGACATGTCTGAAATGCAGAATGACTTTCAAGAACAGTAGTACAGCATACGCACATTCGGGAAAAGAACATCCAAATGAAGAGGTACTGATAGAACCTGCTGAAAAATGTGACATCAAACAGTATTACAAGGTACATTTACCTGCGATTACATCCGCTACAAATCAAATAATTCCGCAAGTTGAACAGTCCCCTGAAGGAGTCATAATTAAAGTTGTGCTCCCAGGCAGTCGCCATGGAAAAGGTTGTTACTGTTGCAGCTACTGTGATTTCTCGTCATCATTGCAGCAAGATATTCTTGATCACATCAATGAAAATCACAGACCAGATATTCAATACACCTGTTCAATTTGTGAACAGCGATTTATTGGAAGCAAGGACGGTATCGCTGAGCATTTCAAAACCGAACATCCAAACGATCCAATTTCCTTCAAATCTATGCCTGATTTTTATGATGCAAGTAAAGGTGTGGAACAAAGTCTATCTCTGGGGTCAACTgataaaggaaatatatttgaGAAATTTTCGGACATGTTTCCTCGTGACAAACAAAATATCGACCGGTTCTCAAAAGCGGATAGGACACGGTGGCTAGAAAAAACGTCGGCGGAAGCTGACAGCACGACAGCGGAACACGATGATTTACATAAAGGGTCAGATGAAAGCCAGAAAGGAAGCAAAGAAAGTGAAGTGCCTACCCACGCTAGTGACTTGGAACCAGTGGAAGACGGAATCGAAGCTTTGGCAAAAGAATATGGAAAAGAAACTACTGAGGAGAGAATTGGAAATGAGGATCAAACTACAGGCGATAAAAG TGCCGGTACAGACATCGAAGAGTCAAATGATATGGGCTTGAAGATTGTGGATGTTGTGAGTTTGCGAGATCAATCAAACATTGATTGGCCTGAAACTCCTCCATCTTTACCACTGTCGCAAACAGTTACTGGAAACTATCCTTTTGCGCAGATGCAAACATTAAATCATCAAAGTATTGCTCAAAGCAATGTTAGTATTGTGTCTGCCTTAAGTACGCCCCGACAATATCCACACAACTTCACGCAAAACCTACAACAAAGACATGGTTTAGGTCCTCAAGCAATTTTACCTCAGAGAAATCAAACGCCTTCATCCCAGTCATCTATGCCAAGAAAGAAGAGTGATGGAAAAACTTGCACGACATACAAATGTGAAAAGTGTAATGTACATGCACCAGTTCTAGCTACTATGGTGGAGCATTTACGTCTTAGCCATAAAGATATTGAAAAACTTTTCTTATGCCCGTACTGCAGACAGTATGAAGGAGCGACAGAACCAGACATACATCGACACATTAAACAGTTCCACAATCAAACGATGCAACAAAAGAGTCCACCCGTTGCTTTATCTAGCGCTGCAAAACAACATCTTAGAACAATTCAAGTTGCATTAGGAGATGGTTATACATCAACAGAGAAAGTAGTAATggaaaaagatatttataaatgcCTAAAATGCAATGGCCATATGCCTtcacttgattttatttattcgcATCTAGAAAAGCAGCACAACGAGTTTTTCGTTAATGCATGTCCTGAATGCAAAAGGTTTAGGCATAAAGATGAGCAGGTTGTGTTTCAACACATAAGAGATGTTCACGGAAAAAGCACAGAAAATATTACCCTTTCTGTGGCCATTGAAGAAAATCTTTTCACAAGAGTGCAATGTTTGACAAAAGGGAAAGTAGTACCGTCAAGGCCACAGTCGACAAATGTCCCAGTTCAAAGTGCTAATGTTTCAAAAACAACTTCTTTACCACCCGATCATTTCCAAAACCAATTTCCACAGTATTCCGTTGGCAGATCAAACATCCCACCTGTCTCATTTATTCGGTCTTCTGTCCCGGCTTCAACATCAGTTGTGTCTAGTCCTCAGCAAACACCATTTCCAAGTAAATCATCACTGCGCAAATCACGGCCTGTACACAGGGATTCCCCTCGTTTATATTCATCAAGAGTAGATGCAGATATCAATCAACCAGGACCTGGTAATGCTTCGGAACCCCCTCCCCTGATGAGAGCTCCCCCTCCTCTCATTAAATTTCAGCAAACGCAGTTTGGAAAGTCATTACATCCCTCACAGGATATTCGAACTCAATCTCCCCAAGGTGATACATCAGTCCGTGGCACGTCCTTTGGAATGACAGATCGATTACAAAGGTTACATAGTCCAAACTCGAGTAGAATGGGCTCTCCGTTACCACCAGCTGCCAGTTCCCCGCCCATTACTAGTCGTCCCGTATTGAAGATTCCAAATGTTCGTCATAGTTTGTCTTCTACCATTTCCTCCCCACCTCCGCCATATTCGGTTGCTGTAAACGCCCGAGGTCATACAGCAAATGTTCTTGATTTGTCACGCCAAATGGCTAATCCTGGTATCAGATCGACAAGTAGAACTACTCCCGACGGCGAAGACGTCTCTCCTGACGCATTCCAGATATTTAACATTAGACCAGGTACTCCACAGTCCGACCCAAACATTAACAAATATAACCAGTTTCAGGTGAGACCAACTAGTGCTCTAAATCCAAGAATGCTTGTTGGTATGCAATCAAGTCCAAGAATGCAGGCGCTCAGTCAGCGTCTACAAACTGTAAAAGGAATTATTCCACAGAGACAGTTTTTACCTAGACAAGGATTTGCTTCGCCAAACGTAGTTGTGGGTGATAACAATTTGCCAATAGAGGGTAGAATTTTCAAATGTCCCTATTGTCCACAAATAATTCCCTTATTGATTTCTGAAGTCGCTGGACATATTGAGCAGAAACATCCTGGTTCTTCTATCGTTTTCCATAGAATATAA